A part of Arthrobacter sp. MN05-02 genomic DNA contains:
- a CDS encoding hypothetical protein (possible pseudo due to frameshift) yields the protein MHTWVGQLHRNLHLGEVGRLYSELAASWLGVIALFGLILWVQRIRKTRKARGPSTRPQNHGAAETLSLHSAAGVWLALGFFFLSATGLTWSTYAGANVTDLRAAIGWSTPPSPPTSAPPAPAAQVAPVVSMPSTVGTLLRAPSRKENQG from the coding sequence GTGCACACGTGGGTCGGGCAGCTGCACCGCAACCTGCACCTGGGTGAAGTCGGACGCCTGTACAGCGAACTCGCTGCCTCCTGGCTTGGCGTCATCGCCCTCTTCGGGCTGATCCTGTGGGTGCAGCGCATCCGAAAAACCCGGAAAGCCCGGGGTCCGTCTACCCGACCTCAAAACCACGGGGCGGCGGAGACTTTGTCCCTGCACTCAGCCGCCGGCGTCTGGCTGGCCCTGGGCTTCTTCTTCCTCTCGGCCACGGGTCTGACCTGGTCCACGTATGCCGGCGCGAACGTCACCGACCTCCGAGCCGCCATCGGTTGGTCCACCCCACCATCACCACCGACCTCAGCACCACCGGCACCGGCAGCTCAAGTAGCACCGGTGGTGAGCATGCCGAGCACGGTGGGAACGTTGCTGCGGGCCCCGTCGCGGAAGGAGAACCAGGGCTGA
- a CDS encoding hypothetical protein (possible pseudo due to frameshift): protein MDGMAWTVTEIDRSWPTQVDAVAVDPATFAVTDKASFDDYPFAAKLARWGIDAHMGVLFGLANQLVLAVIAIGSPP, encoded by the coding sequence ATGGACGGGATGGCGTGGACCGTCACCGAGATCGACCGGTCATGGCCCACGCAAGTCGACGCAGTAGCCGTGGACCCAGCCACGTTCGCTGTCACTGACAAGGCTTCCTTCGACGACTACCCGTTCGCTGCGAAACTCGCCCGCTGGGGCATCGACGCACACATGGGCGTCCTCTTTGGACTGGCGAATCAGCTCGTGCTGGCCGTGATCGCGATTGGCTCGCCGCCATGA
- a CDS encoding hypothetical protein (possible pseudo due to frameshift): MIVWGYLMWIKRRPTRTANGTRARAGRPPARGVLDAVPLWIIPIGAVVTFLVGFFAPLLGISLLVFLAVDAVIGHRHTRTAAADAQPTGMDHRAE; this comes from the coding sequence ATGATCGTGTGGGGCTACCTGATGTGGATCAAACGCCGCCCGACCCGCACCGCCAATGGCACACGAGCCCGTGCCGGCCGGCCACCGGCCAGAGGTGTCCTGGACGCGGTGCCGCTGTGGATCATTCCCATCGGAGCTGTCGTCACCTTCCTCGTCGGGTTCTTCGCACCCCTTCTAGGCATCAGTCTTCTCGTATTCCTCGCCGTTGACGCCGTCATCGGACATAGGCATACCCGGACGGCGGCGGCAGACGCTCAGCCGACAGGAATGGACCATCGAGCCGAGTAA